One region of Kytococcus sedentarius DSM 20547 genomic DNA includes:
- a CDS encoding ATP-dependent DNA helicase, whose amino-acid sequence MPVATSPTALGSHEVGDLLTEAVAAVGGSPREGQARMTAEVARAVNTSEHLLVQAGTGTGKSLAYLVPAVAHAVATGKPVVVATATLALQAQIVDRDLPRVAEALRSEMGRPITYALVKGRNNYLCQHKLLGGFPDDDADALVSMGQVDADRSALGEEVVRLREWAQITESGDRDELVPGVSHRAWRQVSVSARECFGASRCPVASECFVELSREAAKDVDVIVTNHAFLAIDAIEGRSMLPEHDLLVVDEAHELVDRVTGVATDELTPGTVAIAARKAGKFADTDRLEEAEEALSQALDPLPEGTLRSLPDALADALVVLRDAARGVSTDLKPEKGEKADGPQQTARAAVDEVGDVAQRLLEERELDVVWVAPDGRSNQRRNVLRVAPMSVAMLLREKVFTERTVVMTSATLELGGSFDALAGTLGLLGAGAPSWNGVDVGSPFDYPKQAMAYVAGHLPAPGRDGTAPEQVDEIEALIRAAGGRTLGLFSSMRAARAAADEMRERLGDEFEVLCQGEDQLPTLVRRFAADARTCLFGTLSLWQGVDVPGSACQLVLIDRIPFPRPDDPLSSARSQAIARNGGNGFMAVSATHAALRLAQGSGRLVRRADDRGVVAFLDPRMVTARYAGFLQKSLPPFWPTQDRALVLGALQRLDATAPEPLPVAEVAARALVGSGRAGAPPVSRSARTAVTGGEAWTAADDEALATAVEAARDEAGVARIEDVARAVDRAPDGVAARIELLELSLTEPSGGPREEAEHAAPEED is encoded by the coding sequence ATGCCCGTCGCCACCTCGCCCACCGCACTCGGCTCGCACGAGGTCGGCGACCTGCTGACCGAAGCCGTTGCGGCGGTGGGAGGTTCGCCCCGGGAGGGGCAGGCGCGCATGACGGCGGAGGTGGCCCGGGCGGTGAACACCTCCGAGCACCTGCTGGTGCAGGCCGGAACCGGCACGGGCAAGTCCCTGGCCTACCTGGTGCCCGCCGTGGCGCACGCGGTGGCCACCGGCAAGCCCGTGGTCGTGGCCACTGCGACGCTCGCCCTGCAGGCGCAGATCGTGGACCGTGACCTGCCCCGCGTGGCCGAGGCGCTGCGCTCGGAGATGGGTCGCCCCATCACCTACGCCCTGGTGAAGGGGCGCAACAACTACCTCTGCCAGCACAAGCTGCTGGGTGGCTTCCCGGACGACGACGCCGACGCTCTGGTCTCGATGGGGCAGGTGGACGCGGACCGCTCGGCGCTGGGGGAGGAGGTCGTCCGGCTGCGCGAGTGGGCGCAGATCACCGAGTCCGGCGACCGTGACGAGCTGGTGCCGGGCGTCTCCCACCGGGCTTGGCGCCAGGTGTCGGTCTCGGCCCGCGAATGCTTCGGCGCCTCCCGCTGCCCGGTGGCCTCGGAGTGCTTCGTCGAGCTCTCGCGGGAGGCCGCCAAGGACGTGGACGTCATCGTGACCAACCACGCCTTCCTGGCGATCGACGCCATCGAGGGGCGGTCGATGCTGCCGGAGCACGACCTGCTGGTCGTCGACGAGGCCCACGAGCTGGTGGACCGCGTGACCGGCGTGGCCACCGACGAGCTCACGCCGGGCACGGTGGCGATCGCGGCGCGCAAGGCCGGCAAGTTCGCGGACACCGACCGGCTGGAGGAAGCCGAGGAGGCACTGTCCCAGGCGCTGGACCCCCTGCCCGAGGGCACCCTGCGGAGCCTGCCGGACGCACTCGCCGACGCGCTGGTGGTGCTGCGCGATGCCGCCCGCGGCGTGAGCACGGACCTCAAGCCCGAGAAGGGGGAGAAGGCCGACGGACCGCAGCAGACAGCCCGGGCCGCCGTGGACGAGGTGGGGGACGTCGCGCAGCGGCTGCTGGAGGAGCGGGAGCTCGACGTGGTGTGGGTGGCTCCGGACGGCCGCTCGAACCAGCGCCGCAACGTGCTGCGGGTGGCGCCCATGAGTGTGGCGATGCTGCTGCGCGAGAAGGTCTTCACCGAGCGCACCGTGGTGATGACCTCGGCCACCCTGGAGCTCGGCGGCTCCTTCGATGCACTGGCCGGCACGCTCGGGCTGCTCGGGGCCGGGGCGCCGTCGTGGAACGGGGTGGACGTCGGCAGCCCCTTCGACTACCCCAAGCAGGCCATGGCCTACGTCGCCGGGCACCTCCCCGCGCCGGGGCGTGACGGCACGGCGCCGGAGCAGGTGGACGAGATCGAGGCCCTCATCCGGGCCGCCGGCGGGCGCACCTTGGGCCTGTTCTCCTCGATGCGGGCCGCCCGCGCCGCCGCCGACGAGATGCGCGAGCGGCTGGGGGACGAGTTCGAGGTGCTGTGCCAGGGCGAGGATCAGTTGCCCACGCTCGTGCGCCGCTTCGCCGCGGACGCGCGGACCTGCCTGTTCGGCACGCTGTCGCTGTGGCAGGGCGTCGACGTGCCCGGGTCGGCCTGCCAGCTGGTGCTGATCGACCGCATCCCCTTCCCGCGCCCGGACGACCCGCTCAGCTCCGCGCGCTCGCAGGCGATCGCGCGGAACGGGGGCAACGGGTTCATGGCCGTCTCCGCGACCCACGCAGCACTGCGTCTGGCGCAGGGCAGCGGACGCCTGGTGCGCCGGGCCGACGACCGCGGGGTGGTGGCCTTCCTCGACCCGCGCATGGTCACCGCCCGGTACGCCGGCTTCCTGCAGAAGAGCTTGCCGCCTTTCTGGCCCACCCAGGACCGGGCGCTGGTGCTGGGCGCGTTGCAGCGGCTGGACGCCACGGCACCCGAGCCGTTGCCGGTGGCCGAGGTCGCGGCCCGTGCCCTGGTGGGCAGCGGTCGGGCCGGGGCACCGCCGGTGTCGCGCTCGGCGCGGACCGCCGTGACCGGTGGCGAGGCGTGGACGGCTGCGGACGACGAGGCGCTGGCCACAGCGGTGGAAGCCGCGCGGGACGAGGCGGGGGTCGCGCGCATCGAGGACGTGGCGCGGGCCGTCGACCGTGCGCCGGACGGGGTGGCCGCCCGCATCGAGCTGTTGGAGCTCAGCCTGACCGAGCCGTCGGGTGGGCCGCGTGAAGAGGCCGAGCACGCCGCACCGGAGGAGGACTGA
- a CDS encoding MGH1-like glycoside hydrolase domain-containing protein yields the protein MTQQPPMPDQPRTSAEHQRLEQSPGQDDPWRLWGPYTAARQWGTVREDYSADGDAWTYFPFDHAHQRAYRWGEDGLAAISDRFGFLNLGLGLWNGQDDRLKERLFGLSGPQGNHGEDAKEYWWAQDATPTHSWSSYLYRYPQAAFPYSELVERNAAAGFADDEVELADLGLLEGNRFFDVEVQHAKASETDVVVRIIATNHGPEAAPVHLVPQLWFRNTWSWGRDDRRPSLRRTGADGDDAVSAARVRAEHEWLGTYEATAVDGQGNAPASMIFCENETDEAAVFGAESTGSPYPKNAVDRAVVHGQGAGNPEQTGTKCAWHFVFEAVEPGQSVSVDVRLAGMAPATGDPERPAAVAAPMPSAWGAQRGVTLDGIEEVLAARRAEADEFYGEVIPATVSDEERHVARRAFAGLMWAKQLYRYSVSQWLEGDPASPPPPAARQTAATGRNTDWSHLDLADVISMPDEWEYPWFATWDTAFHTVAMAHVDPAFAKAQLVLMVREWAQHPNGQLPAYEWDFGDTNPPVHAWACWQVYRLDGAWDRGFLVQTFTKLMMNFQWWVNRKDPEGSFLFTGGFLGMDNIAFFDRSATPEGVRLEQSDATSWMAFFSLSMLRVALELSREDASWDGACTTFFEYFLRIDRAMESPGSGGVTLWNGEDGFFYDSLVTPEGTAEQLKVRSTVGLLPLMAVGVVPTWVWSELHGFHAEVDWLQERRPHLTKGLVVLGGEEDRSAMLTLVGAERRARILSRMLDEGEFLSPFGLRSLSAAHREGVSATLDGRDFELHYTPGVSDNAMFGGNSNWRGPIWFPTNLLLLDALAVMAEADPSATQEFPTGSGQQVPLSEIAADLRGRLVSLFLPDGDGRRPGTPTHHPAGELWDVHPTFSEYFDGDTGVGLGASHQCGWTALVAHLICAHGPQD from the coding sequence GTGACCCAGCAGCCTCCGATGCCGGACCAGCCCAGGACCTCCGCCGAGCACCAGCGCCTCGAACAGTCCCCGGGACAGGACGATCCCTGGCGGCTGTGGGGGCCGTACACCGCCGCACGGCAGTGGGGGACCGTGCGCGAGGACTACTCCGCCGACGGGGACGCCTGGACCTACTTCCCCTTCGACCACGCCCACCAGCGCGCCTACCGATGGGGTGAGGACGGCCTGGCGGCGATCAGCGACCGCTTCGGCTTCCTGAACCTCGGGCTGGGCCTGTGGAACGGGCAGGACGACCGCCTGAAGGAGCGCCTGTTCGGGCTGTCCGGCCCGCAGGGCAACCACGGCGAGGACGCCAAGGAGTACTGGTGGGCGCAGGACGCCACCCCCACCCATTCCTGGAGCTCCTACCTCTACCGCTACCCGCAGGCCGCGTTCCCCTACAGCGAGCTCGTCGAGCGCAACGCCGCCGCGGGCTTCGCCGACGACGAGGTGGAGCTCGCCGACCTGGGCCTGCTGGAGGGCAACCGCTTCTTCGACGTCGAGGTGCAGCACGCCAAGGCCAGCGAGACCGACGTCGTGGTGCGCATCATCGCCACGAATCACGGTCCCGAGGCCGCCCCGGTGCACCTGGTGCCACAGCTGTGGTTCCGCAACACCTGGTCCTGGGGCCGCGACGATCGGCGGCCCAGCCTGCGCCGGACGGGCGCCGACGGCGACGATGCGGTGTCGGCAGCGCGCGTGCGCGCCGAGCACGAGTGGCTCGGCACCTACGAGGCGACGGCCGTCGACGGTCAGGGCAACGCTCCGGCATCGATGATCTTCTGCGAAAACGAGACCGACGAGGCGGCAGTGTTCGGCGCCGAGTCCACCGGCAGTCCCTATCCGAAGAACGCGGTGGACCGCGCGGTGGTGCACGGGCAGGGCGCGGGCAACCCGGAGCAGACCGGCACCAAGTGCGCCTGGCACTTCGTGTTCGAGGCCGTGGAGCCCGGGCAGTCGGTCAGCGTGGACGTGCGCCTGGCCGGCATGGCCCCGGCCACCGGCGACCCGGAGCGCCCGGCCGCCGTCGCGGCACCCATGCCCTCGGCCTGGGGAGCCCAGCGGGGGGTGACGCTCGACGGCATCGAGGAGGTGCTCGCCGCGCGCCGGGCGGAGGCCGACGAGTTCTACGGCGAGGTGATCCCCGCCACGGTCAGCGACGAGGAGAGGCATGTGGCCCGCCGCGCGTTCGCCGGACTGATGTGGGCCAAGCAGCTCTACCGCTACTCGGTGAGCCAGTGGTTGGAGGGCGACCCCGCATCCCCCCCGCCGCCGGCCGCCCGCCAGACCGCGGCCACCGGCCGGAACACCGACTGGAGCCACCTGGACCTCGCCGACGTCATCTCGATGCCGGACGAGTGGGAGTACCCGTGGTTCGCCACCTGGGACACGGCCTTCCACACCGTCGCGATGGCGCACGTCGACCCGGCGTTCGCCAAGGCGCAGCTGGTGCTCATGGTGCGTGAGTGGGCACAGCACCCCAACGGGCAGCTCCCGGCCTACGAGTGGGACTTCGGCGACACCAACCCGCCGGTGCACGCTTGGGCCTGCTGGCAGGTCTACCGGCTCGACGGCGCCTGGGACCGCGGCTTCCTGGTGCAGACCTTCACCAAGCTGATGATGAACTTCCAGTGGTGGGTCAACCGCAAGGACCCGGAGGGCTCGTTCCTGTTCACCGGGGGCTTCCTGGGCATGGACAACATCGCCTTCTTCGACCGCTCGGCCACGCCCGAAGGGGTGCGCCTGGAGCAGAGCGACGCCACCAGCTGGATGGCCTTCTTCTCGCTGTCGATGCTTCGGGTGGCCCTCGAGCTGAGCCGCGAGGACGCCTCCTGGGACGGGGCCTGCACCACCTTCTTCGAGTACTTCCTGCGGATCGACCGGGCGATGGAGTCCCCGGGCTCCGGGGGCGTAACGCTGTGGAACGGCGAGGACGGCTTCTTCTACGACTCGCTGGTGACCCCCGAGGGGACGGCCGAGCAGCTGAAGGTCCGCTCGACCGTGGGCCTGCTGCCGCTGATGGCCGTGGGCGTGGTGCCGACCTGGGTGTGGAGCGAGCTGCACGGCTTCCACGCCGAGGTGGACTGGCTGCAGGAGCGTCGCCCCCATCTGACCAAGGGGCTGGTGGTGCTCGGCGGCGAGGAGGACCGGTCGGCGATGCTCACCCTGGTGGGTGCTGAGCGCCGGGCGCGGATCCTGTCCCGCATGCTCGATGAGGGGGAGTTCCTCTCGCCGTTCGGGTTGCGCTCGCTGTCGGCCGCCCACCGCGAGGGGGTCTCCGCGACCCTCGACGGACGGGACTTCGAGCTGCACTACACCCCGGGCGTCTCGGACAACGCGATGTTCGGCGGCAACTCGAACTGGCGCGGGCCGATCTGGTTCCCGACCAACCTGCTGCTGCTGGACGCGCTGGCCGTGATGGCCGAGGCGGACCCGTCGGCCACGCAGGAGTTCCCCACCGGGTCCGGGCAGCAGGTGCCGCTCAGCGAGATCGCGGCCGACCTGCGCGGGCGGCTGGTGTCGCTCTTCCTACCCGATGGGGACGGCCGTCGCCCGGGCACGCCGACCCACCACCCCGCCGGCGAGCTGTGGGACGTCCACCCCACGTTCAGCGAGTACTTCGACGGCGACACCGGCGTGGGGCTGGGCGCCTCGCACCAGTGCGGGTGGACCGCGCTGGTGGCTCACCTCATCTGCGCCCACGGTCCACAGGACTGA